Genomic segment of Arachis hypogaea cultivar Tifrunner chromosome 16, arahy.Tifrunner.gnm2.J5K5, whole genome shotgun sequence:
CTGAAGAATATTGCCATGAGTGGTTAAAGATGGAAGCCTATAAGCGTACCTACTGTTTTAATGTCAATCCGGTTAAGGGGCACGATCTATGGGAAAAAACGCCACATCCAGCACCAGTCCCACCCCCAGTGAAGCCTAAACCTGGGAGGCCAACAAAGAAGCGaagaagggacaaagaagaacaaCCGAGTGGGTCAAAGataaaaatgagaagaaaatacAACCCAATCCGGTGCATGTACTGCGGTGAGGTTGGACACAACAAAAGAGGGTGTGCAAAGAAAAAGGTTGTGGATGCTGAGGAACATGCCAAGCAGATGCAGCTACAATTGGCAGTTGTTACCCCTGGTCCAGAAGGTGCTGAACCTGAAGTAAATGCTGCCCCTACTGATACTGATATTGGTACAGAAGCTGAGGCACCTATGCCTTCACTTCCATCACCCACTCAGGCTGACTCAGAGAGTGACAGTAGTGACTCGGAATGCATCCCACCAACCCAAGAGCCCCTAAAGGTAGTATCATCTATCAtcactcataaaaaaaatttgaatgtagCCTAATCATGTCAGAAACTCATTTGGTACTGGATCATACAGGATCAATTGTTTGGTAGGCCAGCTAAGTTGCAAGTCATCAAAAGAAAAGCAAGGTTAACGTCCTCTCCTAAGCATGTTGCAACTGGATCTGTGGCTGTTTCTGCTGAGACCATTAAGGGGACAAGTTCTGGAACTGCTAAGCGGCTGGAAAAATTCATGACCTTTGTGCCTACTCCAGGCTTCAAGGCTTCAAGGAAGACTGATGATAAAGTTTGATTTGTTAGGAATGTGTAGTTGTTGACTCATTTTGTGTATGAAACAACATTCTGTTTGTTTCTTTTGTGTGTGGTAATTTAGTCTCTGGACAATGTATTTGTCAGTTAAGAACCATATGACTTTGTTCTGCTATTTCTCTATTAAGACAATGTCACAATTAGCCGTCAATGACAACTTACTATTAAGATTAACATTACTTACTATCTTCATTTTGTTTATGCCTCAACATAATTCATGCAAACACAGAATTAATtgccaaattttataaaattatccaCATTTGACAGGGAATTGCTTCTAACTTCAAATAACTACTCCCATTCAAATCAATAATTTCAATACATCATTACATGTTCATACAGGATAACTGGATTCATTTAGAAGTACATAAGAAACAACAAAGTATCACAACTACTACAAACAGCAAAATCATTAGCAGTTTCAAAGCTCTAACTTCAGCTTCCAAAGTGCCCAACTTCCATGCCACCTTCAccctccattcatcattctcacctTCAACCTCCATATCAGCTCCTGCATCTTTCTTTGTACCACACACACCCACTGCTTCaaattcatcatcatcaacccACTTAAAATAATTGCAGTGACTGCCCTTTTGCAATTTCAGATGGgagtaaacaaaaaaatcagaGAACACCCAACAGCATATAAGAACATGAAGAAGCTTTAACTTCGTTTACCATCACTCACCCTGTACCTTGGACATGCATGGAACAATCTATTCGGATTCTCCATTGTCCCAGATTTCTTAATCACAGTCTTCAGACCACAGAAACATGATCCATCATGAGCATTCACCTTCCTCCTTCGCATCGAAACGCTGGATCCATGACTGTCGTGCGATGCATGTGACAAACCGCCACCACAACCACCATCTCCTCTCTCCATCCACGCAACCAGCCAGGGATTACGCCTCCCACTTACCTCTACTACCACCGAAATTAATCACCTCGATGTATTTATCGTTCGAATTGGGATTAGAGTTTATAAACtcgaaggactaatttgattgcTTAAACAAAACTTATCTTGTCAGCAACAACATCCTACAGCCTGGCATTCGCCAACTTGGCAGTTAACGGGCCACGTAAGCGGCCGTTTGCCATCTCATCAATCGAGAAGACGGAAGGACGAACGTGATCAACACAGGTATCTTTCGAGGacgtttttgattaattttgaatTTCGGCGGCGAAAATAGAGATCGGGCACACTTTCGAGGACGACATTGACTATTAActcaaaaataataaagaaaaggtAAATGATCTAAAGGCTTGCTCATGGAAAGTTTTTTCTTtgaataactaaattaaaaatttgaaaaagttataaaattaaagaaactTGTAgtgaaattaaactaaattttaatCTTGTTCACCATCACCCGTGCATAGAGTATGGCTTAAATTTGCTTCTCTACACTCTTTAGATGCACTCACTTTTCTGATTAGATAATAAGATTATAAAACAATACAAACATATCAGTATAAATTAAAATGCTATTGTACAGCTAAATACATTTCTTTTATtggtttttctaaaattaatcatcacattattattaagaaaaatcCACAACGGAGATGAAgatttcatattttatatatagtaaCAATATAAGGAAAATGCACACAAACAGACACACACGAAAGTGTTGATtacaaaaaaaaacttaattggcTATCTAATTTTATATGAGAGTTTACGTGAATGAAGGGCAAATCACTTAAATAAATTAAGGGGAGTAAAAAATTACACAAATCGGTCAAACCAAAAATTATTTCATGAATCAACCAATGCATATTTTTATATAGTTCGAATTAGGTTGTTTCAAACTTGATTTACATATAATTCGAATCACCTTAATTGGAATTACATAcacccactaattcgaatcaacgtgattcgaattacacacatacagtaattcgaatcagggtgattcgaattacactctgatttattaaaaaaataatttattaaaaaatttataaaaaaataataatttaaaattaaaaaaatatattttatttcatgtattaaaaaaaagctaacaaaatatttaattacgagacttctttaaaacattaatgagctatcaattcgaattttatacaatactcttttgtccatctttaatagctcatgaatattttttaataaatttttttaaattatatggtgagatattacataATTCGAATTACACATGGGGAAGTTCGAATCactctgattcgaattatatgatgagcaattcgaattctatacaatactcttctgcccattcttATAGCTcaggaatattttttaataaatttattttaaccataccacaaaaaaatattttattctatgcaaaataattgaaaaaatggcttaaaaaatgttaggagtactataaaaatttgtaatgttctaataacttaggtaaatacatgcatgtacacaaattttaaataaaatactctacatagtaaataataatttagaaattaaagaaaatattttatttcatccaaaacaattaaaaaaatattttaatctataaacataatttaaaaaaatggcttaaaagatgttatgagtactataaaagtttgtaatattctagtaatttaggtaaatacatgataaaatatatttttttaatttctaaattattatcgactatgtagaatatttctttaatgtcctaagtcattacaaatttttatagtactcctaacattttttaagccattttttaaattattttacatagaataaaatattttttgtggtataattaaaataaatttattaaaaaatattcatgagctatcaagaatggacagaagagtattgtatagaattcgaattgctcaccatataattcgaatcagagtGATTCAAACTTCCccatgtgtaattcgaatcatgtaatacctcaccatataatttaaaaaaatatattaaaaaatattcatgagctattaaaaatggacaaaagagtattgtatggaattcgaattgatagctcagtaatattttaaagaagtctcgtaattaaatattttgttagtttttttaattttaaattatttttttataagttttttaataaatcagagtgtaattcgaatcaccctgattcgGATTACtgtatgtgtgtaattcgaatcaggttgattcgaattagtgggtgtgtgcatgtgtgtgtaattcgaatcaaggtgATTTGAATTACATGTAAATCAAGTTTGAAACAACCTAATTCAAACTATATAGAAATATGCGTTAGTTGATTCatgaaataatttttagtttggcGGATTTGTGTAATTTTTTGCTCTCCTTAGCTTAATATAAGGATTTGTCCTGAATAGAATTAATTAAAatctatataaataataattacttaAGAGTTAAGAATGTAACTGCCatgttatttaataaaaatacttgtaTTTATTCAACTTTTGTGATGAATGGTTTGAGTAGGTTTTAAGGTGTGGCAATACAAAAAATTGAACGTCGatgtaatcttttttttttgcaccGTATGTATatacattaaattaattatattcttaaaaatggatttgttaaatataaattaaataataataaagataatttatttaaataaaataattggcaTTCATATTTAAGCAAATAATCTGAAACTCATTATATACATGtcctatttaaaatttatataaatcacGAGATTTCTACTGCAGTTTATGAAGAGAAACATTTGTACTAAAAGATTTAGAGAAAGAAAAACATAGTAAGCTTAGCTCTATGAGAAAGAGCAGTGATAAGtttgaaaggaaaagaaaaattaaaacagagaCAAAGACTTGTAATGAGAGTGTAATCAAGTTTCATTTCTTTTTAGAATCATATACTTACTAAGCcaagtgttatatatatatatatatatatatatatatatatatatatatatatatatatatatatatatatatatatatatatatatatatatatggctagtGACTATTGAAGCTCAAGACTTATCAAGAAGGACACTAGTAACTAATCAAGAAAGACAGCAATACAAAAAAAGACAATAATGCAGTTTTACACACTGCTCTTGTACACTATTACTCTCTATCCTTAATATCCCCCCTCAAACTGAGGTATGGGTTCTGAAATACTCTCAGTTTGCGCTTATACCTATCAAATAGGTGTTGTGACAGTGGTTTTGTTAAGCAATCTGCAATCTGATCAGAAGAGGGAATATGCACAATATAAAGAGATTTTTGGTTAACTAGGTCCCTTAGAAAATGCAGATCCAGCTCCAAATGCTTACATCTGCTATGAAGTATAGGATTTGCTGCAAGAAGACACACACTCTGATTATCACAGTAGATAGTAGGCACCACGGTTTGAGTATCCAAAACTCTTGTAGAAGCTGTTGTATGGACATAATTTCTGTTTGAGCTGCACACATAGCCCTGTATTCTACCTCTGTGCTACTTCTACTCACTTTAGTTTGTTTGTTGCTCTTCAAGATATAGGATTGTTCCCAAGATATACACAGAATCCAGAGATAGACTTTCTATCCTCCAAATCCCCTCCCCAATCTGCATCTGTAaaagagaaaattcgaaaatcagCAGCTTTCGTGAACACAATCCCATGATCCAACGTACCTTGCAAGTATCTGAGGATCCTTTTTACACTTTTCCAATGTAGCAAAGTTGGACCTTGCACAAATTGGGACACACGATTAACAGTAAATGTGATATCAGGCCTTGTCATAGTGAGATACTGCAGTGCACCCACTATAGACATATATTGTGTTGGATTTTCAAACGGTTCTGAATCATTGGAGAAGAGTTTGACATCTGTAGCCATTGGTGTAGGTAATGGTT
This window contains:
- the LOC140180309 gene encoding uncharacterized mitochondrial protein AtMg00810-like, translating into MATDVKLFSNDSEPFENPTQYMSIVGALQYLTMTRPDITFTVNRVSQFVQGPTLLHWKSVKRILRYLQGTLDHGIVFTKAADFRIFSFTDADWGGDLEDRKSISGFCVYLGNNPIS